One window of the Marmota flaviventris isolate mMarFla1 chromosome 2, mMarFla1.hap1, whole genome shotgun sequence genome contains the following:
- the Mesp1 gene encoding mesoderm posterior protein 1 yields MAHSLCPSLSLSETWLRSTDCAPARPLPPSDRGSGCSPASSPDSWGSAPEGSPVPSPARPCVRPCVRSAPRAPTAGRRLGSWQRRSASEREKLRMRTLARALHELRRFLPPSIAPAGQTLTKIETLRLAIRYIDHLSAILGLSEDSLQCRRQRCMGAASPRGCMLCSDGSSTQAQTRDPGPHPDPASSEGPCWGSPPACPAPGAAPEPRAPPVMCVEATSPQGQTVEPNPSSPLFPSEVLTLLENWMPLSILEWPPA; encoded by the exons ATGGCCCATTCCCTGTGCCCGTCCCTCTCGCTCTCCGAAACCTGGTTAAGGTCCACAGACTGCGCCCCTGCCCGGCCGCTGCCGCCTTCTGACAGGGGCAGCGGCTGTTCCCCTGCCTCGTCCCCGGACTCGTGGGGCAGCGCCCCGGAGGGCAGTCCCGTGCCAAGCCCAGCCCGCCCGTGCGTCCGCCCGTGCGTCCGCTCGGCCCCGCGCGCCCCGACGGCGGGTAGGCGCCTGGGCAGCTGGCAGCGGCGGAGCGCTAGCGAACGCGAGAAGCTGCGCATGCGCACCCTCGCCCGCGCCCTGCACGAGCTGCGCCGCTTTCTGCCGCCGTCCATTGCGCCGGCGGGTCAGACCCTGACCAAGATCGAGACCCTGCGCCTGGCTATTCGCTACATCGACCACCTGTCGGCCATCCTGGGCCTCAGCGAGGACAGCTTGCAGTGCCGGCGCCAGCGGTGCATGGGCGCGGCGTCCCCTCGGGGCTGTATGCTCTGTTCGGACGGCAGCTCCACGCAGGCGCAGACGCGGGATCCTGGACCTCACCCGGACCCTGCCTCCAGCGAGGGACCGTGCTGGGGGTCCCCGCCTGCGTGCCCAGCACCCGGGGCCGCTCCGGAACCGCGCGCCCCGCCAGTTATGTGCGTCGAGGCGACCAGCCCGCAAGGGCAGACAGTGGAGCCGAACCCATCTTCTCCG cTCTTTCCCAGCGAAGTGCTGACCCTGCTGGAGAACTGGATGCCCCTCTCAATCCTGGAGTGGCCGCCGGCCTGA